One window of Acidobacteriaceae bacterium genomic DNA carries:
- a CDS encoding alpha-L-arabinofuranosidase C-terminal domain-containing protein, with product MRFVACRTISLVVLGVTPLLPALMCGAQTRAAELPPAQLTVDTATIVTPVSPMLYGMMTEEINHSYDGGLYAELLQNRTFRASWEGVEHWDLVRHGDSQAAIEIDKGSGPRKALPYSMKLTVSAATEGEQAGLVNSGYWGVALKPHAIYRGSFYAKADDDSVGPVHARLISDKTGTVVAETTVPVHAGDWSQYTYTLTTGAIPVSMQNHLELTVAHPGTLRLQLASLMQPTFHDRPNGNRADLMERMAGLHPTFLRLPGGNYLEGDTLRDWYNWKETIGPLVDRPGHQAPWTYWSTDGLGLLEFLEWCEDLKIEPVLAVYAGYSLRQQHVNPGKDLEPYVQAALDEVEYVTGDTSTKWGAERAKDGHPAPFPLHYIEIGNEDFFDRSGSYDARFAQFARALHKKYPEYKLISTTPVKESNADEQPDVQDDHYYKPWGEMLDFTKHYDDAPRTGPKIFVGEWATLSGTPTPNFGGALADAAWMTAMERNSDLIIMAAYAPLLVNVNGGQWGTNLIGFNGVTTYVSPSYYAQALFAGHLGGGTPKTTISGGGKRFYYSASVGSKDHVLHLKFVNASNEEQPLTIKLDGVKGGHTARLYTLHAASYEATNTISDPEFIHPVESTLKLSMETWKHAIPGLTIEVIDIPMD from the coding sequence ATGCGCTTTGTGGCTTGCAGAACGATTTCGTTGGTGGTCCTGGGAGTGACGCCGCTGTTGCCGGCGCTTATGTGTGGGGCACAGACGCGCGCAGCGGAACTGCCACCGGCGCAGTTGACCGTAGACACTGCAACGATTGTGACACCTGTTAGCCCGATGCTTTACGGGATGATGACAGAGGAGATCAATCATTCCTATGACGGCGGATTGTATGCGGAGCTGCTGCAGAACCGGACGTTTCGGGCGAGCTGGGAGGGCGTGGAGCACTGGGACCTGGTGCGGCATGGCGACTCGCAGGCGGCGATAGAGATCGATAAGGGCAGCGGTCCGCGCAAGGCACTGCCATACAGCATGAAGCTCACCGTGAGTGCGGCGACGGAGGGTGAACAGGCAGGTCTGGTGAACTCCGGATATTGGGGCGTCGCGTTGAAGCCGCATGCGATATATCGCGGATCGTTTTATGCGAAAGCGGACGATGATTCGGTAGGGCCGGTGCACGCCAGGCTGATCAGCGACAAGACGGGAACAGTGGTGGCGGAGACGACCGTGCCGGTGCATGCCGGCGACTGGTCGCAGTACACGTACACGTTGACGACTGGAGCGATTCCGGTTTCGATGCAGAATCACCTCGAGCTCACGGTGGCGCATCCGGGGACGCTGCGACTACAGCTCGCGTCATTGATGCAGCCGACGTTTCATGACCGTCCGAATGGGAATCGTGCGGACCTGATGGAACGCATGGCAGGGTTGCATCCAACGTTTCTGCGGCTGCCGGGAGGCAACTATCTGGAAGGCGACACGCTGCGCGATTGGTACAACTGGAAGGAGACGATCGGGCCGCTGGTGGATCGGCCTGGACACCAGGCACCGTGGACCTACTGGTCGACGGACGGGCTAGGACTGCTGGAGTTTCTGGAGTGGTGCGAGGACCTGAAGATTGAGCCCGTGCTCGCGGTGTACGCGGGCTATTCGCTGCGACAGCAGCATGTGAATCCGGGCAAGGACCTGGAGCCGTACGTGCAGGCTGCGCTGGATGAGGTGGAATATGTGACCGGCGACACGAGCACCAAGTGGGGAGCGGAGCGCGCGAAGGATGGCCATCCGGCGCCATTTCCGCTGCACTACATCGAGATAGGCAATGAAGACTTCTTTGACCGCTCAGGGAGCTACGATGCGCGGTTTGCGCAGTTTGCGCGTGCGCTTCACAAGAAGTACCCAGAGTACAAACTGATTTCGACGACGCCGGTGAAAGAGTCGAATGCGGACGAGCAGCCGGATGTGCAGGACGATCACTACTACAAGCCGTGGGGCGAGATGCTGGACTTCACGAAGCACTATGACGATGCGCCGCGCACGGGGCCGAAGATATTTGTAGGTGAGTGGGCGACGCTTTCCGGGACTCCAACGCCGAACTTTGGCGGCGCCCTGGCGGATGCGGCCTGGATGACCGCGATGGAGCGAAATAGCGATTTGATCATCATGGCGGCGTATGCTCCGCTGCTCGTCAACGTGAACGGCGGACAATGGGGAACAAACCTGATCGGGTTCAACGGCGTGACCACCTACGTATCGCCTAGTTACTACGCGCAGGCGTTGTTCGCGGGACATTTGGGCGGTGGCACGCCAAAGACCACGATTAGCGGAGGCGGGAAGCGGTTCTACTATTCGGCTTCCGTGGGGTCGAAGGATCATGTGCTGCATTTGAAATTTGTGAACGCTTCGAACGAGGAGCAGCCGCTGACGATCAAGCTGGATGGTGTGAAGGGTGGGCACACGGCGAGGCTATACACGCTGCATGCGGCGAGCTACGAGGCAACGAATACTATCTCCGATCCGGAGTTCATTCATCCGGTGGAGTCGACACTCAAACTTTCGATGGAGACGTGGAAGCACGCGATTCCAGGCCTCACAATCGAGGTGATCGACATCCCGATGGACTGA
- a CDS encoding cytochrome c: protein MRFDWGQILAGKVGTAGWWRVPAGHALLAGSLAMAVLGAWVPVQTVHAFSRKDRAKAEVLFREKGCEHCHGVDGVGTERAPSLSTVGKHLSKAQIEQQIKAGGKQMPAFGDVLSPEETKELVDYLVHKKKPAKEAPRTS from the coding sequence ATGAGATTTGACTGGGGCCAAATTCTGGCGGGCAAGGTGGGTACCGCCGGATGGTGGCGCGTGCCGGCCGGTCACGCCTTGTTGGCGGGGTCGCTGGCGATGGCTGTGCTGGGCGCATGGGTACCGGTGCAGACGGTGCACGCTTTCTCGCGCAAGGACCGTGCGAAAGCGGAGGTTCTATTCCGGGAGAAGGGATGCGAGCATTGCCACGGCGTTGACGGTGTGGGAACAGAGCGCGCACCGAGCCTGAGTACTGTGGGAAAGCATCTTTCCAAGGCTCAGATTGAGCAGCAGATCAAGGCGGGCGGTAAACAAATGCCGGCGTTCGGTGATGTGCTCAGCCCAGAGGAGACGAAAGAGCTTGTAGATTATCTTGTGCACAAGAAAAAGCCGGCTAAGGAAGCACCGAGGACGAGCTGA
- a CDS encoding arabinan endo-1,5-alpha-L-arabinosidase has protein sequence MVGLCALLLFSAATVFAQQPHAYALQGDYWFTHDPSIAKDGGTYYIFATGKAPGGGQLPVRCSEDLVHWRMCGHVFDEIPQWIQQRSPGTKELWAPDISHTHGEYRLYYAYSLFGRNLSGIALAVNKTLDPKSPDYKWVDKGLVLESKESDDFNAIDPNYVEDTKHHAWLSFGSFWTGIKMRALNADTGMASDKDKKLYSLASRVKPEHPAPQKFDPEHPTLPPDWEAIEAPFIVPHGGYYYLFVSFDLCCRGTRSTYRTMVGRSREITGPYLDKDGTPMLKGGGSLLLGPNRRWLGPGGESILHQEDGSDLIVFHAYDAVTGRPALQISTIVWHEGWPEAALGDDTE, from the coding sequence GTGGTGGGACTATGTGCACTTCTGCTTTTCAGTGCAGCCACGGTGTTTGCGCAACAGCCGCATGCATATGCGCTCCAGGGAGACTATTGGTTTACGCACGATCCTTCGATCGCGAAGGACGGCGGAACGTACTATATCTTCGCCACCGGAAAGGCGCCGGGAGGCGGGCAATTGCCGGTGCGCTGCTCAGAGGACCTGGTGCACTGGCGGATGTGCGGGCATGTGTTCGACGAGATTCCGCAGTGGATTCAGCAGCGGAGCCCGGGGACGAAGGAACTGTGGGCACCGGACATCTCGCACACGCACGGTGAATACCGGTTGTATTATGCGTACTCGCTGTTTGGGAGAAACCTTTCGGGGATTGCTTTGGCTGTGAACAAGACGCTGGACCCTAAGAGCCCGGACTACAAATGGGTGGACAAAGGGTTGGTGCTGGAGTCGAAGGAGAGTGACGACTTCAACGCGATCGATCCGAACTATGTTGAAGATACGAAGCATCACGCGTGGCTGTCGTTCGGCAGCTTCTGGACCGGAATCAAGATGCGCGCCTTGAATGCGGACACGGGGATGGCTTCTGACAAGGACAAGAAGCTTTATTCGCTGGCCAGCCGCGTAAAACCGGAACATCCTGCGCCGCAGAAGTTTGATCCCGAGCATCCGACGCTCCCTCCGGACTGGGAGGCGATCGAAGCGCCGTTCATTGTGCCGCACGGAGGCTATTACTATCTTTTCGTCTCGTTCGATCTGTGCTGCCGGGGAACGAGAAGCACCTACCGGACGATGGTGGGGCGCTCACGGGAGATCACGGGACCGTACTTGGACAAGGATGGAACGCCGATGCTGAAAGGTGGTGGCTCGCTTCTGCTGGGGCCGAACCGGCGGTGGCTCGGGCCTGGCGGGGAGTCGATTCTGCACCAGGAGGATGGGAGCGATCTGATCGTCTTTCACGCGTATGATGCGGTGACGGGAAGGCCGGCGCTGCAGATTTCCACGATCGTCTGGCATGAGGGATGGCCGGAAGCGGCGTTGGGCGATGACACAGAATAG
- a CDS encoding multiheme c-type cytochrome, with product MRAKARWVPGALVIALLAAAAGFSVQAVRAGSEADAAAEAQQTYSKKVAATYNKRFGATEYFLPSNAESDNGEFMDPKSFPSAKYCGHCHEEAHEQWRESAHSNSNRPPWYLRNVQLMDSEKGVEYSRHCEGCHDPIALLSGALTEGGPGRKWYDDEGVTCSVCHSIQKVTTRGTGSYVMGTPAALVDENGKPVTRPVSDAEILAHLDRHSQAVMKPFYRTSQFCSACHEAALPRQLNDYKWQRAISLYDEWQASSFAKQSPLPFYVKDSVSTCQTCHMPREPLETRDQGAKQGKLASHRWLGANTLIPQYYGYAEQERKTVQFLQNNVLNVDLFALEHGDANGVPDKIAAPLGLVNFRVASGERVTLDVVIQNKGIAHSHVPEQRDMYESWVDFTVTDANGKVLCESGFLKSNGDLDPQAHSFTNRLINAKGGLNDLHQVWDTRVVAYNNTIQSGRSQVVRYSFTMPSGETNAVKVTATVKYHRFDQHFMDFGMAKQHYEEPLVDMVSTSRVIRVGDNTTGEPDRAANPEWMRWNNYGIGLMDAQQYAASYAAFKRVAELRPDYADAYTNMAIVDIQWERYNDARPNLEKALQLSPGNARALYYRALVERNEGKLNMTVADLESVVHDYPDSRDAMRELGFTFYQQHKYPQALKEYEALQANSPDDLAAHYNLAILYRRLGMKDKAAREAATFADQKDDPTANTYALEFLRNHTELANESVPWHTHELDIEPLPAEGAAHSR from the coding sequence ATGCGCGCGAAAGCTCGATGGGTCCCTGGTGCGCTGGTGATTGCTCTGCTTGCGGCGGCGGCTGGATTCAGCGTGCAGGCGGTTCGCGCCGGAAGCGAGGCTGATGCTGCGGCCGAGGCCCAGCAGACCTATAGCAAGAAGGTCGCGGCAACCTATAACAAACGGTTTGGAGCGACGGAATATTTTTTGCCGTCGAATGCGGAGAGCGATAACGGAGAGTTCATGGATCCGAAGAGCTTTCCGAGTGCGAAGTACTGCGGGCATTGCCATGAGGAGGCGCACGAGCAATGGCGCGAGTCGGCGCATTCGAACTCGAACCGTCCGCCGTGGTATCTGCGGAATGTACAGCTGATGGATTCTGAGAAGGGTGTTGAGTACTCGCGACACTGCGAAGGGTGTCATGACCCGATCGCGCTGCTGAGCGGAGCGCTCACCGAAGGAGGACCGGGCCGCAAGTGGTATGACGATGAGGGCGTTACGTGCAGCGTGTGCCACTCGATTCAGAAGGTGACGACGCGCGGAACGGGAAGCTATGTGATGGGCACTCCGGCCGCGCTGGTGGACGAGAACGGCAAGCCGGTTACGCGCCCAGTGAGCGATGCTGAGATACTGGCGCACCTGGACCGTCACAGCCAGGCGGTGATGAAGCCTTTCTATCGCACGTCGCAATTTTGCTCGGCGTGCCATGAAGCGGCGCTGCCACGACAACTGAACGATTACAAGTGGCAGAGAGCAATCTCGCTCTATGACGAGTGGCAAGCCTCTTCGTTTGCGAAGCAATCGCCGTTGCCGTTTTACGTAAAGGATTCGGTCTCGACCTGCCAGACGTGCCACATGCCGAGAGAGCCGTTGGAGACGCGCGACCAGGGAGCGAAGCAGGGCAAGCTGGCATCGCATAGATGGCTGGGAGCAAACACGTTAATTCCGCAGTACTACGGCTATGCCGAGCAGGAGCGGAAGACGGTGCAGTTTTTGCAGAACAACGTGCTCAATGTGGACCTGTTTGCGCTGGAACATGGAGATGCGAACGGCGTACCTGACAAAATTGCCGCTCCGCTGGGACTCGTGAATTTCCGTGTTGCTTCGGGCGAGCGAGTGACGCTGGATGTGGTGATTCAGAACAAGGGAATTGCGCATAGCCATGTTCCGGAACAGCGTGATATGTACGAGTCGTGGGTGGATTTCACGGTAACGGATGCGAATGGGAAGGTGCTGTGCGAGAGTGGATTTTTGAAATCGAATGGGGATCTCGATCCACAGGCGCACAGCTTCACGAACCGGCTGATCAACGCGAAGGGCGGTTTGAACGATCTGCACCAGGTGTGGGATACCCGCGTGGTGGCATACAACAACACAATCCAGTCCGGACGGTCGCAGGTGGTGCGATACAGCTTTACGATGCCTTCGGGTGAAACCAATGCAGTAAAGGTGACTGCGACGGTGAAGTATCACCGCTTTGACCAGCACTTCATGGACTTCGGAATGGCCAAGCAGCATTACGAAGAGCCGTTGGTCGATATGGTTTCGACAAGCCGGGTGATTCGCGTAGGAGACAACACTACCGGTGAGCCGGACAGGGCCGCAAACCCGGAGTGGATGCGATGGAATAATTACGGGATCGGCCTGATGGATGCGCAGCAGTATGCGGCCTCGTATGCGGCGTTCAAGCGTGTGGCGGAACTGCGGCCTGATTACGCGGATGCTTATACGAACATGGCCATCGTTGATATCCAGTGGGAGCGTTATAACGACGCGCGTCCCAATCTGGAAAAAGCATTGCAGCTTTCGCCTGGGAATGCGCGGGCACTGTATTACAGGGCTCTGGTGGAGCGGAACGAGGGCAAGCTGAATATGACGGTGGCGGACCTTGAGAGCGTCGTACACGACTATCCAGATTCGCGCGATGCGATGCGTGAGTTGGGCTTCACGTTTTATCAGCAGCACAAGTATCCGCAGGCGCTCAAAGAGTATGAGGCGCTGCAGGCAAACAGCCCGGATGATTTGGCGGCGCACTACAATCTGGCGATTCTGTACCGACGGCTGGGGATGAAGGACAAGGCGGCACGCGAGGCGGCTACGTTTGCGGACCAGAAGGATGATCCGACGGCGAATACGTATGCGTTGGAGTTCTTGAGGAACCATACAGAGCTAGCGAATGAGAGCGTACCGTGGCATACGCATGAGCTGGACATAGAGCCGCTGCCGGCCGAGGGTGCGGCGCACTCACGATGA
- a CDS encoding two-component regulator propeller domain-containing protein: MRRLGSLGWCMVVMLLVSIDARAVQQQAPDYFHHQVGSTEDGLPQATVNALLQSHQGYLWIATEDGAARFDGQSFRVLNHLTIPAFASDDVSCLAEDHEGDVWFGTSDGLVRKHGESYRRFSERDGLPSNEVVALATDSSDLLVLTTGGVAVWRRDHFERIGTNAVINGITATPEGVVLVSKKGDVYRWNQGRLIAVASAAEGQPVVLGAAISDRQAVWTFGLDFVQFSSASQKRIWRTGVELPGNRVQALHVDRQGKAWIGTNRGLVSIEPSAGYALRDFDVVRGESVLSVCVDREGDVWVGTEASGLHALQPRKFAILPGSTSEAVTTVVRDSRGVMYFGTRDDGIFRTDGAAEPVDPKKLTSPVILSLAAGPEGDVWAGTPDGLNHIVGTEVHHWTIAEGLPDNFVRSVLVAADKTVWAGTRFGLVHIDGKGAQTFTTADGLSSNSIGPLLEVRSDEAGVSELWIGTSAGLCRWTTRKLECLSSAYQANGSIITALAADGEGDVWVALHGHGLGVVKEDRVVSVSSSAIPTEIVGMITDDLGYLWLRSARGLHRIKISDLRACVLNPSACSSLKVDAYGRSDGMQSDELAGEGIPSAAKGSNGEIWFATRRGIAVTDAKHLLTNGVPPGVVITQAHVDGVELPVGASAEISPGHRQYSFEYNALSLNNPAGTHCRYMLDGFDRGWVDAGTRRAAYYTNLPARQYTFKVLCANSDGVWSKDEANFRFRVLMPWYRSVWAYLLGLCLAALTVFAFVQLRVRAERRRFDLVLQERTRVAREVHDTLAQDLVSVSLQVELAAQHAKAGRLVEVTEQLTRTRLLVRQALESARQSIWNLRANLSEESLPARLSARVEALRETNVTSHLRISGEYRSAAEATEKEILRIATEAISNAERHSGATEIRVDLAYGAESLRLQIRDNGCGFDYTSAREMADHFGLRGLEERAALLQGHLTVESAVGQGATVTLIVPLPTERA, from the coding sequence ATGCGTCGGCTCGGGTCGCTGGGTTGGTGCATGGTGGTCATGCTCCTTGTGAGCATCGATGCGCGTGCTGTTCAGCAACAAGCGCCGGATTACTTTCATCACCAGGTGGGGTCGACCGAAGACGGTCTGCCGCAGGCGACTGTTAACGCCCTTCTGCAGAGCCATCAGGGATATCTGTGGATCGCGACAGAGGATGGAGCAGCGCGCTTTGACGGGCAGAGCTTCCGTGTACTGAACCATCTGACGATACCGGCCTTCGCCAGTGACGATGTGAGTTGTCTGGCCGAGGATCACGAAGGCGATGTCTGGTTCGGCACTTCGGATGGGCTTGTTAGAAAGCATGGCGAGAGTTATCGACGCTTCTCAGAACGGGATGGACTGCCGTCGAATGAGGTTGTAGCACTCGCTACGGATTCTAGCGATCTGCTGGTCCTGACGACGGGCGGGGTTGCGGTCTGGCGGCGTGACCACTTTGAACGAATCGGAACCAACGCAGTCATAAACGGAATAACTGCGACGCCGGAAGGAGTGGTTCTCGTTTCAAAGAAGGGCGACGTTTACCGATGGAATCAAGGGCGACTCATTGCTGTTGCTTCGGCAGCAGAAGGCCAACCGGTTGTGCTCGGCGCTGCAATTAGTGACAGACAAGCGGTCTGGACGTTTGGCTTGGATTTTGTTCAATTCTCTTCAGCTTCTCAAAAGAGAATATGGCGGACGGGCGTCGAGTTGCCGGGTAACCGGGTGCAGGCCCTCCATGTAGATCGGCAAGGGAAGGCATGGATAGGAACCAATCGTGGGCTCGTCTCCATTGAGCCATCGGCGGGCTACGCTCTCCGCGATTTTGACGTTGTGCGAGGAGAGTCGGTTCTTTCCGTTTGTGTCGATCGCGAAGGAGACGTGTGGGTGGGAACGGAAGCATCGGGTCTGCATGCCCTGCAGCCGCGTAAGTTCGCCATTCTCCCGGGCTCTACTTCGGAGGCCGTGACAACAGTCGTGCGTGACAGCCGAGGAGTGATGTACTTCGGGACGCGGGACGACGGGATCTTTCGAACTGACGGCGCTGCGGAACCGGTTGACCCTAAGAAGCTGACGAGCCCGGTGATCCTCTCATTGGCAGCGGGGCCGGAGGGAGATGTTTGGGCAGGCACTCCTGATGGCCTGAACCACATCGTCGGAACAGAGGTGCATCACTGGACGATCGCTGAGGGATTGCCTGACAACTTTGTGCGCAGCGTGCTGGTTGCCGCGGATAAGACTGTTTGGGCGGGCACAAGATTTGGCCTGGTGCATATCGATGGCAAGGGTGCGCAAACCTTTACGACAGCAGACGGTTTGTCGAGCAACTCCATTGGACCGCTGCTCGAGGTGAGATCCGACGAGGCCGGGGTGAGTGAGCTCTGGATAGGCACCTCTGCCGGTTTGTGCCGGTGGACCACGCGCAAGCTTGAATGCCTGTCCTCGGCGTATCAGGCGAACGGCAGCATCATCACCGCACTCGCTGCCGATGGGGAGGGTGATGTGTGGGTGGCTTTGCATGGCCACGGCTTAGGTGTGGTGAAAGAGGATCGTGTCGTTTCGGTGTCCAGCTCCGCCATTCCAACAGAGATCGTTGGAATGATTACAGACGACCTTGGGTATCTGTGGCTTCGCTCAGCACGCGGTTTGCATCGCATCAAAATTAGTGACCTGCGAGCGTGCGTGTTGAATCCATCGGCATGCAGCAGCCTGAAAGTAGATGCTTACGGGCGCAGTGACGGGATGCAAAGCGATGAGCTCGCCGGTGAGGGTATCCCCTCTGCAGCCAAAGGATCGAACGGGGAAATATGGTTTGCGACGCGGCGCGGAATCGCTGTCACTGATGCTAAACATCTGCTGACGAATGGTGTGCCTCCCGGAGTCGTTATTACGCAAGCGCATGTGGACGGAGTGGAGTTGCCCGTCGGTGCGAGCGCCGAAATAAGCCCAGGGCATCGTCAATACAGTTTCGAGTACAACGCGCTGAGCTTGAATAATCCGGCAGGTACGCATTGCCGGTATATGCTCGACGGCTTCGATCGCGGATGGGTGGACGCGGGTACTCGGCGAGCGGCGTATTACACGAATCTGCCTGCGCGGCAGTACACCTTCAAGGTGTTGTGCGCCAACAGCGATGGAGTTTGGAGCAAGGACGAAGCCAACTTTCGCTTCCGCGTCCTGATGCCGTGGTATCGGAGTGTGTGGGCTTATTTGCTGGGGCTCTGCTTAGCAGCACTTACAGTTTTCGCGTTTGTTCAGCTGAGGGTGCGAGCCGAAAGGCGTCGGTTTGACCTGGTGTTGCAGGAGCGTACGCGTGTAGCCCGTGAAGTGCACGACACATTGGCGCAGGACCTTGTGAGCGTGTCTTTACAGGTGGAGCTAGCTGCGCAGCACGCGAAGGCAGGACGACTAGTGGAGGTGACGGAGCAATTGACGCGAACGCGGCTGCTCGTGCGGCAGGCGCTCGAGTCCGCTCGGCAGAGCATATGGAATTTGCGCGCCAACCTATCGGAGGAAAGTCTGCCGGCCCGGTTGTCGGCTCGAGTGGAAGCTCTTCGCGAGACGAATGTAACGTCGCATCTTCGCATCTCCGGCGAGTACCGCAGTGCAGCCGAGGCGACAGAGAAGGAGATACTGCGAATTGCGACTGAGGCGATCTCAAATGCTGAACGGCATTCAGGCGCCACAGAGATAAGAGTGGACCTTGCCTATGGTGCGGAAAGTCTGCGACTTCAGATTCGAGACAACGGATGCGGCTTTGATTACACATCTGCGCGCGAGATGGCAGATCACTTTGGTCTCAGGGGCCTGGAGGAACGTGCTGCTCTGCTCCAAGGACATCTGACAGTTGAGAGCGCTGTGGGGCAAGGTGCGACAGTTACACTTATAGTTCCTCTACCGACGGAGAGAGCATGA
- a CDS encoding family 43 glycosylhydrolase: MQKSSSSLALLLAVLAVLAAGCSSNNSGGSTTPQNPTTPDMGTISTVGDSTQFQIKSASNSEFLGIASQNQTAGASLTLASTDSASDQLWHFMPMGNSEFNVENLLTHQVIGIANASTAGGAQALQWADNGTNDHLWSFYILTDGNYLIKNINSGLYLQLDTSASPSIIDQGARATTGTGCRCQEWTLTDTFNNVYPAPLAISGSGIYVHDPNMIQDASGTFWLYGTHNTLASSTDMSTFTAVTSGDINPDFSWWASENTTGTNGRTDIWAPDVLHANGVYYQYYSIPIYNNPAVAGTNSGPQAVIALATSTSPSGPWTDAGKIIASCGTTTGCTTGFNAIDPALFIDSAGNWWLSFGSWNDGIHILQLDPATGLRLASNTTLANIAARTNGEEGSFIYPYVFNGTQYFYYFASINVCCSGTSSTYRIIVGRSTIPTGPYVDRGGIGLSQGGGTILLSSHSNIYGPGGQSVMTVNNKPLLVYHYYDGNNNGTPTLGLNYLVFDSSGWPSVQ; encoded by the coding sequence ATGCAGAAGTCATCTTCAAGCCTGGCGCTCCTCCTCGCAGTGCTCGCTGTCCTTGCCGCAGGCTGCTCGAGCAACAACTCCGGTGGCTCGACCACACCCCAAAACCCCACGACTCCCGACATGGGCACCATCAGCACCGTCGGTGACAGTACGCAGTTTCAGATCAAGAGCGCCTCGAACAGCGAGTTCCTTGGCATTGCCTCACAGAACCAGACCGCTGGTGCTAGCCTGACCCTCGCATCCACCGACAGCGCGAGCGATCAGCTTTGGCATTTCATGCCCATGGGCAACAGCGAATTCAATGTCGAGAATCTGCTAACCCACCAGGTCATAGGCATCGCCAACGCTTCCACTGCGGGCGGAGCGCAGGCGCTCCAATGGGCCGACAACGGAACCAATGATCACCTCTGGTCCTTCTACATCCTCACCGACGGCAACTATCTCATCAAAAACATCAACAGCGGACTCTATCTCCAGCTCGATACGTCGGCCTCACCCAGCATCATCGACCAGGGCGCCCGAGCCACCACCGGCACCGGCTGCAGGTGCCAGGAGTGGACACTCACCGACACATTCAACAACGTCTACCCTGCCCCGCTCGCCATCTCTGGCTCCGGCATTTACGTCCACGACCCCAACATGATCCAGGACGCCAGCGGCACCTTCTGGCTCTATGGCACGCACAACACGCTCGCCAGTTCCACCGACATGTCCACCTTCACCGCCGTCACCAGCGGCGACATCAACCCGGACTTCAGCTGGTGGGCCTCTGAAAACACCACCGGCACCAACGGCCGCACCGACATCTGGGCCCCTGACGTCCTCCATGCCAACGGCGTCTACTATCAGTACTACTCGATTCCCATCTACAACAACCCCGCCGTCGCCGGCACCAACAGCGGCCCCCAAGCCGTCATCGCCCTCGCCACCAGCACCAGCCCCAGCGGCCCGTGGACCGACGCCGGCAAGATCATCGCTTCATGCGGCACCACTACCGGATGCACCACCGGCTTCAATGCCATCGACCCCGCTCTCTTCATCGATAGCGCCGGCAACTGGTGGCTCTCCTTCGGCTCCTGGAACGACGGCATTCACATCCTCCAGCTCGACCCCGCCACCGGGCTCCGCCTGGCTTCCAACACCACCCTCGCCAACATCGCCGCTCGCACCAATGGCGAAGAGGGCTCCTTCATCTACCCCTACGTCTTCAACGGAACGCAGTACTTCTACTACTTCGCCTCGATCAACGTCTGCTGCAGCGGAACCTCCAGCACCTATCGCATCATCGTCGGCCGCTCCACCATCCCCACCGGCCCGTACGTCGATCGCGGTGGCATCGGTCTCTCTCAAGGCGGAGGCACCATCCTTCTCAGCTCTCACTCCAACATCTACGGCCCTGGCGGCCAGAGCGTCATGACTGTCAATAACAAACCGCTGCTCGTCTACCACTACTACGACGGCAACAACAACGGCACGCCTACCCTGGGCCTCAACTATCTCGTCTTCGACTCCTCAGGCTGGCCATCCGTTCAGTAA
- a CDS encoding response regulator transcription factor has translation MMAATERIRVFVVEDHAVVRQGLIALLSSAPEIEVVGFAKDGREAVSRYDSLMPDVTLMDLQMPGMPGVEAIQQIRRGVPTARFIVLTTFDGDEDIYRAMQAGARAYLLKGVDMEELVEAIRAVHAGRGRIPSVIAEKLAQRVGSEELSSREVEVLERIVAGRANKEIATDLHISEATVKSHVNSLLSKLGASDRTQAAVLALQRGIVHLPQ, from the coding sequence ATGATGGCCGCTACCGAACGTATTCGCGTTTTTGTCGTTGAAGATCATGCCGTGGTGCGGCAAGGGCTGATTGCGCTGTTGTCGTCCGCGCCGGAGATTGAGGTGGTGGGATTTGCAAAAGATGGTCGAGAGGCCGTGAGCCGCTATGACTCTCTTATGCCCGATGTCACGCTGATGGATCTCCAGATGCCGGGAATGCCAGGCGTGGAGGCCATTCAGCAGATCCGGCGGGGGGTGCCGACAGCGCGCTTTATCGTTCTCACGACATTTGACGGAGACGAAGATATCTATCGTGCGATGCAGGCTGGAGCGAGGGCGTATCTACTTAAGGGCGTGGATATGGAAGAACTGGTCGAAGCGATTCGAGCGGTACATGCCGGCCGCGGCCGAATTCCATCGGTGATCGCCGAAAAGCTTGCGCAACGAGTGGGCAGCGAGGAACTGAGTTCGCGCGAGGTGGAGGTGCTTGAGCGCATTGTGGCTGGACGGGCGAATAAGGAGATCGCTACGGATCTGCATATCTCTGAGGCGACGGTGAAGTCTCACGTGAACAGCCTTCTAAGCAAACTCGGCGCGTCCGACAGGACTCAGGCCGCTGTTCTTGCGCTGCAACGCGGGATCGTACACCTGCCACAATGA